The Streptococcaceae bacterium ESL0729 genome has a segment encoding these proteins:
- the polA gene encoding DNA polymerase I has protein sequence MKELLLIDGSSIAFRAFFALYNQIDRFKSPSGLHTNAIYAFHTMLSNVISNVNPDHILVAFDAGKTTFRTEMYADYKGGRAKTPSEFREQLPFIKEMLEFLGIKHYELDNYEADDIIGTLAHRAEIEGFEHITVVSGDRDLTQLTTDKTTVEITVKGVGELETYTPTYLMDKLGLTTSQFIDLKALMGDKSDNIPGVTKIGEKTGIKLLLEYGSLEGIYENIDGMKQSKMKENLINDRKQAFMSKELATIDLDSPVEVSLTETKFDGPADLENLIAFYDRMGFKKFKDDLESGQDLALNHEVKEIDFQVIESEEELSEATFNKDQFLYLEILGESYHKSDVIAFAWGDREKIYVSKNSLLLESDKFKIPQNTYDFKKNKVLLYRADIDYPLVEFDSMLAKYLISTTEDNKISTIANFYDLDFLASDDEVYGKGAKLAIPEDTVLFDHLARKLKVLVESKDLLEKDLLENSQEQLLSEIELPLSNVLAKMEIRGIKVNQATLDEIGRENQTTIDDLTTTIYQLAGEEFNINSPKQLGVILFEKMGLPVVKKTKTGYSTAVDVLETLAPQAPIVKYILQYRQLAKIQSTYVQGLGNEISPDGKIHTRYVQDLTQTGRLSSVEPNLQNIPIRLEEGRKIRKAFVPEWSDSVLLSSDYSQIELRVLAHISGDEHLIAAFERGDDIHTSTAQRVFDIKDPKDVSSNDRRNAKAVNFGVVYGISDFGLSQNLGISRAEAKKYIDTYFDRYPGIKNYMEEIVRSARDKGYVETLYKRRRKLPDINARNFNVRQFAERTAINSPIQGSAADILKVAMINLDEKLTSGNFKARMLLQVHDEIVLEVPNEELGEVKKIVKTTMEDAIKLKVPLIADEDSGKTWYDAK, from the coding sequence ATGAAAGAATTATTATTAATAGATGGAAGCTCAATCGCTTTTCGAGCTTTTTTTGCACTTTACAATCAAATAGATAGGTTTAAATCACCTAGTGGTCTTCATACCAATGCAATATATGCCTTTCATACCATGCTATCAAATGTAATATCAAATGTTAATCCAGATCATATTTTAGTGGCTTTTGATGCAGGTAAGACAACTTTTAGGACTGAGATGTATGCGGATTATAAGGGTGGTCGTGCTAAAACTCCAAGTGAATTCAGAGAACAACTACCTTTTATTAAGGAAATGCTTGAATTTTTGGGTATTAAGCATTATGAACTTGATAATTATGAGGCTGATGATATTATTGGAACCCTTGCCCACCGGGCTGAAATTGAAGGTTTTGAACATATCACTGTTGTAAGTGGTGATAGAGATTTAACCCAGCTAACAACAGATAAAACGACGGTTGAGATTACTGTTAAGGGAGTTGGTGAACTTGAAACCTACACTCCTACTTATCTTATGGATAAATTAGGTCTTACAACCTCTCAGTTTATTGATTTAAAAGCTCTGATGGGTGATAAATCTGACAACATTCCAGGTGTGACTAAAATTGGTGAAAAGACAGGAATTAAGCTTCTTTTAGAGTATGGAAGTCTTGAAGGTATTTATGAAAATATTGATGGAATGAAGCAGTCTAAAATGAAGGAAAATTTGATTAATGATCGTAAGCAAGCTTTCATGTCTAAGGAGTTGGCAACAATTGATCTTGATTCACCAGTTGAAGTATCCTTGACTGAGACTAAGTTTGATGGACCGGCTGATTTAGAAAATTTAATAGCTTTTTATGACCGAATGGGTTTTAAAAAATTTAAGGATGACTTGGAATCTGGCCAAGATTTGGCTTTGAATCATGAAGTAAAAGAAATTGATTTTCAAGTTATTGAAAGTGAAGAGGAGCTTTCAGAAGCGACTTTCAATAAGGATCAGTTCCTTTATCTGGAAATTTTAGGTGAATCCTATCATAAATCGGATGTTATTGCTTTTGCTTGGGGAGATAGGGAAAAAATTTATGTTTCTAAAAATAGCCTTCTGCTGGAATCTGATAAATTTAAAATTCCGCAAAATACCTATGACTTTAAGAAAAATAAGGTTTTATTGTACCGGGCAGATATTGACTATCCCTTAGTTGAATTTGATAGTATGCTTGCTAAATATTTGATTAGTACTACTGAAGACAATAAAATTTCAACCATTGCAAATTTTTATGACTTGGATTTTCTTGCCAGTGATGATGAGGTTTACGGAAAAGGTGCAAAACTTGCCATACCTGAGGATACGGTTCTCTTTGATCACCTGGCACGTAAGTTAAAAGTTTTGGTTGAATCAAAGGATTTATTGGAAAAAGATTTGCTTGAAAACTCGCAGGAGCAACTTTTATCTGAGATTGAACTTCCTCTTTCTAATGTTTTAGCCAAGATGGAGATACGTGGAATTAAGGTTAATCAGGCTACCTTGGATGAAATCGGTAGGGAAAATCAAACCACAATTGATGACTTAACAACAACTATTTATCAATTAGCCGGAGAAGAATTCAATATTAATTCACCCAAGCAGCTTGGGGTAATTCTTTTTGAAAAAATGGGGCTTCCAGTTGTTAAGAAGACTAAGACAGGTTATTCAACTGCTGTTGATGTCCTTGAAACTCTTGCTCCCCAGGCACCAATCGTAAAATATATTCTTCAGTACCGCCAACTGGCAAAAATCCAGTCGACCTATGTTCAGGGTCTTGGTAATGAAATTTCTCCTGATGGTAAAATTCATACCAGATATGTGCAGGACTTGACTCAAACTGGTCGCTTAAGTAGTGTTGAGCCTAATCTGCAAAACATTCCAATTCGTTTGGAAGAGGGAAGAAAAATCAGGAAGGCCTTTGTTCCAGAATGGTCTGACAGTGTTCTGCTATCAAGTGACTACTCTCAAATTGAGCTTAGGGTTTTAGCTCATATTTCTGGCGATGAGCATCTGATTGCGGCCTTTGAACGAGGAGATGACATTCATACCTCAACAGCCCAAAGGGTCTTTGATATTAAAGATCCAAAGGATGTCAGCTCAAATGATCGTCGAAATGCCAAGGCTGTAAACTTTGGTGTAGTCTACGGAATATCTGATTTTGGCCTTTCTCAAAACCTTGGTATTTCAAGGGCTGAAGCTAAAAAATATATTGACACGTATTTTGACCGCTATCCTGGTATTAAAAATTACATGGAAGAGATTGTTCGCTCTGCAAGAGATAAAGGCTATGTTGAGACCCTTTATAAGAGGCGTCGTAAACTACCAGACATTAATGCCCGTAATTTCAATGTCCGTCAGTTTGCTGAAAGAACAGCCATCAATTCACCAATTCAAGGTAGTGCTGCTGATATTTTAAAGGTTGCCATGATAAATCTTGACGAGAAATTAACTTCGGGTAATTTTAAAGCAAGAATGCTTTTACAGGTTCATGATGAGATTGTCCTTGAAGTTCCAAATGAGGAGCTTGGGGAAGTTAAGAAGATTGTTAAAACAACCATGGAAGATGCTATAAAATTAAAGGTTCCATTAATCGCTGATGAAGATAGTGGTAAGACCTGGTATGATGCCAAATAA
- a CDS encoding CoA-binding protein, which yields MSFEFRNPDNQVIDDYLKEAGVIAVVGLSNDEKKASNRVAKFLQEQGYKIVPVNPRFTGEEILGQKVYASLKDIPFHVDIVDVFRRSELLSEVARDFLETDADVFWAQLGLQSKDVEDILRSGLRDKIVMNRCTKIEFIRMKDRSKF from the coding sequence ATGAGTTTTGAATTTAGAAATCCAGACAATCAGGTAATTGATGATTACCTGAAAGAAGCTGGGGTTATTGCAGTAGTTGGGCTTAGTAATGATGAAAAAAAGGCAAGTAATCGGGTGGCTAAATTCCTTCAGGAGCAGGGTTATAAAATCGTACCTGTAAATCCAAGGTTTACAGGTGAAGAAATCTTAGGTCAGAAGGTTTATGCTAGTCTAAAGGACATTCCCTTTCATGTTGATATAGTTGATGTTTTTAGGAGGAGTGAGCTTCTTTCTGAAGTTGCTCGTGATTTTTTAGAGACTGATGCTGACGTATTTTGGGCACAACTTGGCCTTCAAAGTAAGGATGTAGAAGATATTTTACGCTCAGGTTTGAGAGATAAAATTGTTATGAACAGGTGTACCAAGATAGAATTTATTAGGATGAAAGATAGGTCTAAATTTTAA
- a CDS encoding DUF1033 family protein, translating into MKVVLHVERRKEADKSFTIVMYQVVKLFGDTEPWWFFDDWKKDIIEFKEFKDFYSALKCYKEGLGEAVCCYEQFLSRSDFLATFWDRGEQVWCEECGDDLQQYHSLTLLEDWQPVTSYEKRWAYSKKTGCTPFKSCKRKSK; encoded by the coding sequence ATGAAGGTAGTTTTACATGTAGAAAGGAGGAAAGAGGCAGATAAGTCTTTTACTATTGTTATGTATCAAGTGGTTAAATTATTTGGTGACACAGAACCTTGGTGGTTCTTTGATGATTGGAAGAAGGATATAATTGAGTTTAAGGAATTTAAGGATTTTTATTCGGCCTTAAAATGCTATAAGGAGGGCCTTGGTGAGGCTGTTTGTTGTTATGAGCAGTTTTTAAGTCGATCAGATTTTCTAGCAACCTTTTGGGACCGAGGGGAGCAGGTTTGGTGCGAAGAATGCGGTGATGACCTGCAGCAGTACCATTCTCTGACCCTTTTGGAAGACTGGCAACCAGTGACTAGTTATGAAAAAAGGTGGGCTTATTCAAAAAAAACAGGCTGTACGCCCTTTAAATCCTGTAAAAGAAAAAGTAAATAA